The Oceanithermus desulfurans genome has a window encoding:
- a CDS encoding class I SAM-dependent rRNA methyltransferase, whose translation MKLPTLTLDPSLEPALASGHPWIYRNHLPPQRLEDGDWVRLVAGRAEAVGVYDAQGQVAVRIYARAGVPDAAWFAARVGEALALRRKRIPPETDAYRLLAGEGDFLPGLVADRYGRYLVVKTYSSGVRRAVLPAVVKALGRAERPRGIVLRAAGGLEPLYGEPPPPKLTVREHGLRFLADLYHGQKTGLFLDQRENRRTVRELAAGARVLNLFAYNGGFSVYALAGGAAFARSVDSSEGALADAEENARLNGFAERHEGVRADVFEFLDAHEERYDLVVLDPPSLARNRGQLRAALRAYTRLGAGALRRVRPGGWLAAASCTAQVSPEAFREVLAEAARRAGVRTQIVHEAGHAPDHPLRPEFPEGRYLKFVVLRVLEPIG comes from the coding sequence ATGAAGCTCCCCACCCTGACCCTCGACCCCTCCCTGGAGCCGGCGCTGGCCTCGGGCCACCCCTGGATCTACCGCAACCACCTGCCGCCGCAGCGGCTCGAGGACGGCGATTGGGTGCGGCTCGTCGCCGGGCGGGCCGAGGCCGTGGGGGTCTACGACGCCCAGGGGCAGGTGGCCGTGCGGATCTACGCCCGCGCCGGGGTGCCCGACGCCGCCTGGTTCGCCGCCCGGGTGGGCGAGGCTCTGGCGCTGCGCCGGAAGCGGATCCCGCCCGAGACCGACGCCTACCGGCTGCTCGCGGGCGAGGGCGACTTCCTGCCCGGCCTGGTGGCCGACCGCTACGGGCGCTACCTGGTGGTGAAGACCTACAGCTCCGGCGTGCGCCGCGCGGTGCTGCCGGCGGTGGTGAAGGCGCTGGGACGCGCGGAGCGGCCCCGGGGCATCGTGCTGCGCGCGGCCGGGGGGCTCGAGCCGCTCTACGGGGAGCCGCCCCCGCCGAAGCTGACCGTGCGCGAGCACGGCCTGCGCTTCCTCGCCGACCTTTACCACGGCCAGAAGACCGGCCTCTTCCTGGACCAGCGCGAGAACCGCCGCACGGTGCGCGAGCTGGCCGCCGGGGCGCGGGTGCTCAACCTCTTCGCCTACAACGGCGGCTTCTCGGTCTACGCCCTTGCCGGGGGCGCGGCCTTCGCCCGCAGCGTCGACTCGAGCGAGGGCGCGCTCGCCGACGCCGAGGAGAACGCGCGGCTGAACGGCTTCGCGGAGCGGCACGAGGGCGTGCGGGCCGACGTCTTCGAGTTCCTGGACGCGCACGAGGAGCGCTACGACCTCGTCGTCCTCGACCCCCCGTCGCTGGCGCGGAACCGCGGGCAGCTGCGGGCGGCGCTGCGGGCCTACACCCGGCTGGGCGCGGGCGCGCTGCGGCGGGTGCGGCCGGGCGGCTGGCTGGCCGCCGCCAGCTGCACCGCCCAGGTGAGCCCCGAGGCCTTCCGCGAGGTGCTCGCCGAAGCGGCGCGGCGCGCCGGGGTGCGCACCCAGATCGTGCACGAGGCCGGCCACGCCCCCGACCACCCGCTGCGCCCCGAGTTCCCCGAGGGCCGCTACTTGAAGTTCGTCGTGCTGCGCGTGCTGGAGCCCATCGGGTAA
- a CDS encoding monovalent cation:proton antiporter family protein, with translation MEALSEILVLVGGFFILALAANTIGQYVTRYNLPLISGFLFAGILIGPYVLGMISREELERLRFVDEMALAFIAFAAGAELYLGEVRPRLRPIAVMTAVQTVTIAIAGAWAAYHLFGFIPDLGEPARRAVALMTGVVLVARSPSSTIAIINELRAKGPFTQLVLGVTVVTDVVVIVLFTLAYELALVWVHGRPLGLGFLLLLAVEIATSVALGYLLAAFFRRLMGTRLHAWFKGAVVLAAGYGIFVVSHLLRETSDRFLHAPVTLEPLLIGMIASFLLVNYTGFRDEFSKILEDLGPAVYIAFFTLTGAGLALDVLGRAWPIALALFAARMAGIFSGSFLGALLAREPLRHASYSGLAFVTQAGVALGLTKKVADEFSGFGEPFAAVIVGLIVLNQLVGPPLFKWSLLAVGEAHPRGHGEFDGVRDVILFGDDDQTLALARRLTDDGWQVRLATPDPERANELAGAGFPVVAYRELDDATLAALQAEGADAVVCLLSDAENHRICETFYEKYGTESLVVRLADREWAPRFAELGALVVDPNMATLSLLEQFVRAPQAASLLLGLEKGKQVVDIELRDPALHGALLRELRLPPDTLVLAIHREGQAIVTHGYTQLRLGDKVTVMGSPESLREVELKFAATPTPPGRSA, from the coding sequence ATGGAAGCCCTCAGCGAAATCCTCGTCCTCGTCGGCGGCTTTTTCATCCTGGCGCTCGCGGCCAACACGATCGGGCAGTACGTCACCCGCTACAACCTGCCGCTGATCAGCGGCTTCCTCTTCGCCGGGATCCTGATCGGGCCCTACGTGCTGGGGATGATCAGCCGCGAGGAGCTCGAGCGCCTGCGCTTCGTCGACGAGATGGCGCTGGCCTTCATCGCCTTCGCCGCCGGGGCCGAGCTCTACCTGGGCGAGGTGCGTCCGCGGCTGCGCCCCATCGCGGTCATGACCGCGGTGCAGACCGTCACCATCGCGATCGCGGGCGCCTGGGCCGCCTACCACCTCTTCGGCTTCATCCCCGACCTCGGCGAGCCGGCGCGCCGCGCGGTGGCGCTGATGACCGGGGTGGTGCTGGTGGCGCGTTCCCCTTCCTCGACGATCGCCATCATCAACGAGCTGCGCGCCAAGGGCCCCTTCACCCAGCTGGTGCTGGGGGTCACGGTCGTGACCGACGTGGTCGTCATCGTCCTCTTCACCCTGGCCTACGAGCTGGCCCTCGTCTGGGTGCACGGCCGGCCCCTGGGCCTGGGCTTCCTGCTGCTGCTGGCGGTGGAGATCGCCACCTCGGTGGCGCTCGGCTACCTGCTCGCCGCCTTCTTCCGGCGCCTCATGGGCACACGGTTGCACGCCTGGTTCAAGGGCGCGGTCGTGCTCGCCGCGGGGTACGGCATCTTCGTGGTGAGCCACCTGCTGCGCGAGACGAGCGACCGCTTCCTGCACGCCCCAGTGACGCTCGAGCCCCTACTGATCGGCATGATCGCCAGCTTCCTGCTCGTCAACTACACCGGCTTCCGCGACGAGTTCTCCAAGATCCTCGAGGACCTGGGGCCCGCGGTCTACATCGCCTTCTTCACCCTCACCGGCGCGGGGCTGGCGCTCGACGTGCTGGGCCGCGCCTGGCCCATCGCCCTCGCCCTCTTCGCCGCGCGCATGGCGGGCATCTTCTCCGGCTCCTTCCTGGGCGCGCTGCTGGCGCGCGAGCCCCTGCGCCACGCCAGCTATTCGGGCCTCGCCTTCGTGACCCAGGCGGGGGTGGCCCTGGGGCTCACCAAGAAGGTGGCCGACGAGTTCAGCGGTTTCGGCGAGCCCTTCGCCGCGGTCATCGTGGGGCTGATCGTGCTCAACCAGCTCGTGGGGCCGCCGCTGTTCAAGTGGTCGCTGCTGGCCGTGGGCGAGGCCCACCCGCGGGGTCACGGCGAGTTCGACGGCGTGCGCGACGTCATCCTCTTCGGCGACGACGACCAGACGCTCGCCCTCGCCCGCCGCCTTACCGACGACGGCTGGCAGGTGCGGCTGGCCACGCCCGACCCGGAGCGCGCCAACGAGCTGGCGGGGGCGGGGTTTCCCGTCGTGGCCTACCGCGAGCTCGACGACGCGACGCTGGCGGCGCTCCAGGCCGAGGGGGCCGACGCCGTCGTCTGCCTGCTCTCCGACGCCGAGAACCACCGCATCTGCGAGACCTTCTACGAGAAGTACGGCACCGAGAGCCTGGTGGTGCGGCTCGCGGACCGCGAGTGGGCCCCGCGCTTCGCCGAGCTGGGGGCGCTGGTGGTGGACCCCAACATGGCCACCCTGAGCCTGCTCGAGCAGTTCGTGCGCGCCCCCCAGGCGGCCAGCCTGCTGCTGGGCCTGGAGAAGGGCAAGCAGGTCGTGGACATCGAGCTGCGCGACCCGGCGCTGCACGGGGCGCTCCTGCGCGAGCTGCGGCTGCCGCCCGACACCCTGGTGCTGGCCATCCACCGCGAGGGGCAGGCCATCGTCACCCACGGCTACACCCAGCTGCGCCTGGGCGACAAGGTGACCGTTATGGGCAGCCCCGAGAGCCTGCGCGAGGTGGAGCTGAAGTTCGCCGCCACCCCCACCCCGCCGGGGCGTTCGGCCTAG
- a CDS encoding (Fe-S)-binding protein, whose product MRVCFFVTCLADQFFAEAAADAVRLLRALGAEVRFPRAQTCCGQPAYNAGHWDEARKMAAHTQEVFEGCDYVVLPSGSCTTMLRAYSPRLFEGDRPRYEAALDLAGRSYELVEFLVKVLNAESVGRGLAGRRVAYHHGCHVSRELGVKEEPLRLLEAAGAEVVPWEADQECCGFGGVFAVKNAPVSLAMADRKLDTVPEVDVLTSADGACLLHLAGRAKQRGLGVPVRHVASLLWEAHRGG is encoded by the coding sequence ATGCGGGTCTGCTTCTTCGTCACCTGCCTGGCCGACCAGTTCTTCGCCGAAGCCGCCGCCGACGCGGTGCGGCTCTTGCGGGCGCTGGGCGCGGAGGTCCGCTTTCCCCGCGCTCAGACCTGCTGCGGCCAGCCCGCCTACAACGCCGGGCACTGGGACGAGGCGCGCAAGATGGCCGCCCACACCCAGGAGGTCTTCGAGGGGTGTGACTACGTGGTGCTCCCCTCGGGTTCGTGCACCACGATGCTGCGGGCCTACAGCCCGCGGCTTTTCGAGGGGGACCGGCCGCGCTACGAGGCCGCCCTCGACCTGGCCGGGCGCAGCTACGAGCTGGTGGAGTTCCTGGTCAAGGTCCTGAACGCCGAGAGCGTAGGGCGCGGACTCGCGGGCCGGCGGGTGGCCTACCACCACGGTTGCCACGTGAGCCGCGAGCTGGGCGTGAAGGAAGAGCCGCTGCGGCTCTTGGAGGCGGCCGGGGCCGAGGTGGTGCCCTGGGAGGCCGACCAGGAATGCTGCGGCTTCGGCGGCGTCTTCGCGGTCAAGAACGCCCCCGTCAGCCTGGCCATGGCCGACCGCAAGCTCGACACCGTGCCCGAGGTCGACGTGCTCACCTCGGCCGACGGCGCCTGCCTGCTGCACCTGGCGGGACGCGCGAAGCAGCGCGGGCTGGGCGTGCCGGTGCGGCACGTCGCCAGCCTGCTTTGGGAGGCCCACCGTGGCGGTTAA
- a CDS encoding LutB/LldF family L-lactate oxidation iron-sulfur protein, whose protein sequence is MAVKGYKAAARRALEQQPEVREAVTRATLHFDQNRERAFGEVEAEAWRDWAAATKRHTLSRLDGYLLEAEQRLSARGAEVHWAEDAEDAQRILRELVGRYGVRRVVKGKSMLSEELEVNGLLERLGVEVFETDLGEYIIQLAGEPPSHIVGPAIHKGLEEIRALFREKLGTPPDASPEELAAAARRVLREAFLTAGMGISGANFVVAETGTVVLVENEGNIRLTTSAPKVHVALVGIEKLLPRACDLEVFLQLLARAATGQKIGTFVSLINGPRRPDEPDGPEHLHVVFVDNGRTSVLADREMHEALSCIRCGACLNACPVYRQTGGHAYGQVYSGPIGIVLTPGLKDPALADELGYACSLCTACADVCPVRIPLPKQILAWRVRSAGRAPATERAAFRSYAALMTRPRFYKLSGKLLRLAAPLTGAPWLPVLGAWAAGHGALEPSPKSFREIWEEEFEGA, encoded by the coding sequence GTGGCGGTTAAAGGGTACAAGGCAGCGGCGCGGCGCGCCCTCGAGCAGCAGCCCGAGGTGCGCGAGGCCGTCACCCGCGCCACCCTCCACTTCGACCAGAACCGCGAACGCGCCTTCGGCGAGGTCGAGGCCGAGGCCTGGCGCGACTGGGCCGCGGCGACCAAGCGCCACACCCTGAGCCGGCTCGACGGCTACCTCCTCGAGGCCGAGCAGCGCCTTTCCGCCCGCGGCGCCGAGGTCCACTGGGCCGAAGACGCCGAAGACGCCCAGCGGATCCTGCGGGAACTGGTGGGGCGCTACGGGGTGCGGCGGGTGGTCAAGGGAAAGAGCATGCTCAGCGAGGAGCTGGAGGTCAACGGGCTGCTCGAGCGCCTGGGCGTCGAGGTCTTCGAGACCGACCTGGGCGAGTACATCATCCAGCTCGCCGGCGAGCCCCCCAGCCACATCGTCGGCCCGGCGATCCACAAGGGGCTCGAGGAGATCCGCGCCCTCTTCCGCGAGAAGCTGGGTACGCCCCCGGACGCGAGCCCCGAGGAACTGGCCGCCGCCGCCCGCCGGGTGCTGCGCGAGGCCTTCCTGACCGCCGGGATGGGCATCAGCGGCGCCAACTTCGTGGTGGCCGAGACGGGCACGGTGGTGCTGGTGGAGAACGAGGGCAACATCCGCCTCACCACCAGCGCCCCCAAGGTGCACGTGGCGCTGGTGGGGATCGAGAAGCTGCTGCCGCGCGCGTGCGACCTGGAGGTCTTCCTGCAGCTGCTGGCGCGCGCGGCCACCGGTCAGAAGATCGGCACCTTCGTGAGCCTGATCAACGGTCCGCGGCGGCCGGACGAGCCCGACGGCCCCGAACACCTGCACGTCGTCTTCGTGGACAACGGGCGCACCAGCGTCCTCGCCGACCGCGAGATGCACGAGGCACTCAGCTGCATCCGCTGCGGCGCCTGCCTCAACGCCTGCCCCGTCTACCGCCAGACCGGCGGGCACGCCTACGGCCAGGTCTACTCGGGGCCCATCGGCATCGTGCTCACCCCGGGGCTGAAGGACCCGGCGCTGGCCGACGAGCTGGGCTACGCCTGCAGCCTCTGCACCGCCTGCGCCGACGTCTGCCCGGTGCGCATCCCCCTGCCGAAGCAGATCCTCGCCTGGCGGGTGCGCAGCGCCGGCCGCGCCCCGGCGACGGAGCGGGCGGCCTTCCGCAGCTACGCTGCGCTGATGACCCGGCCGCGTTTCTACAAGCTCTCGGGCAAGCTGCTGCGGCTCGCCGCACCCCTCACCGGCGCGCCCTGGCTGCCCGTCCTGGGTGCCTGGGCCGCGGGCCACGGGGCGCTCGAGCCCAGCCCCAAGAGCTTCCGCGAGATCTGGGAGGAGGAGTTCGAAGGTGCCTGA
- a CDS encoding LutC/YkgG family protein, whose amino-acid sequence MPDAKHRILRRVRRALAGRWPVEAPTGPWRPAVEAAGAVARFLAHAEAGGVEARRFESPDAARAWLSDWAAAFKSAATSPRVPAPLAPPLPAAPPEEAELGVSRALAAVADTGSVLLSSAEGRRLQLLPPAHLVWVDEAEVVQHLGEVLGRLADDPPSALALHSGPSKSADIGQIMVQGVHGPGRLVVAVVRGLVELEARPVEEAKTDRGASSPTPDAFDWEAVRALKGRRLATKRGDAFTVEKVTENTAVVRVGSSGKTYTLRRRCLEKAARLAAAGTPLAGPVAYRKLACNEAPAYAWAVLRALGRV is encoded by the coding sequence GTGCCTGACGCCAAGCACCGCATCCTTCGCCGCGTGCGCCGCGCCCTCGCGGGGCGCTGGCCGGTGGAAGCGCCCACCGGCCCCTGGCGCCCCGCGGTGGAGGCCGCGGGTGCGGTGGCGCGCTTCCTCGCCCACGCCGAGGCCGGCGGCGTGGAGGCGCGGCGTTTCGAGAGCCCGGACGCCGCGCGCGCCTGGCTTTCGGACTGGGCCGCGGCCTTTAAGAGCGCCGCGACCAGCCCGCGCGTGCCCGCCCCGCTCGCCCCGCCGCTGCCGGCGGCGCCACCGGAGGAGGCCGAGCTGGGCGTGAGCCGCGCGCTCGCCGCGGTGGCCGACACCGGCAGCGTGCTGCTCTCGAGCGCTGAGGGCCGGCGGCTGCAGCTGCTGCCGCCGGCGCACCTGGTCTGGGTGGACGAGGCCGAGGTCGTCCAGCACCTGGGCGAGGTGCTGGGGCGGCTCGCGGACGACCCTCCCAGCGCCCTGGCGCTGCACTCCGGCCCCAGCAAGTCGGCCGACATCGGCCAGATCATGGTGCAGGGGGTGCACGGCCCCGGGCGGCTGGTGGTGGCGGTGGTGCGCGGCCTGGTCGAGCTGGAGGCGCGGCCCGTGGAGGAGGCCAAAACGGACCGGGGGGCCTCTTCTCCCACCCCCGATGCGTTCGACTGGGAGGCCGTACGCGCCCTCAAGGGTCGCCGCCTCGCCACCAAGCGCGGCGACGCCTTCACCGTCGAGAAGGTGACCGAGAACACCGCGGTGGTGCGGGTGGGCTCGAGCGGCAAGACCTACACCCTGCGCCGCCGCTGCCTGGAAAAGGCCGCCCGCCTGGCCGCCGCCGGCACCCCCCTCGCCGGCCCGGTGGCCTACCGCAAGCTCGCCTGCAACGAAGCCCCCGCCTACGCCTGGGCCGTTCTGCGCGCCCTCGGCCGCGTCTGA
- a CDS encoding dipeptide epimerase, with protein MRLDWQTYTLEPAHPFRIAHGTSLTRTAVFVDLEGGLGEAAVVPYHGESVEAVTAYLEAARERLADAPDTLQGRLERLPAEGSRAARAAVEMALFDLWGRALGAPLWRLFGLDPDRAPPTSFTVAMGAPEEMAGLARASGMPVLKLKVGSEDDLARLEAVRAARPDARIRVDANGGWTPETARRLLPELVRLGVEFLEQPLPPEDRAAYAELRGRGLPLFADEPIKTVRDVVDWAPYVDGVVVKLAKSGGIAPARAQIETARALGLEVMLGCMVETRLAVGAAAHLAPLADHADLDGPLLIKNDPFTGLDYHGARLRLPAGPGLGIRPRT; from the coding sequence GTGCGCCTCGACTGGCAGACCTACACCCTCGAGCCGGCCCACCCCTTCCGCATCGCCCACGGCACCAGCCTGACGCGGACCGCGGTCTTCGTGGACCTGGAAGGCGGCCTCGGCGAGGCCGCGGTGGTGCCCTACCACGGCGAGAGCGTGGAGGCGGTGACGGCCTACCTGGAGGCCGCCCGCGAGCGGCTCGCGGACGCGCCGGACACCCTTCAGGGGCGGCTCGAGCGCCTGCCCGCGGAGGGCTCGCGGGCGGCGCGGGCGGCCGTGGAGATGGCGCTCTTCGACCTCTGGGGCCGGGCGCTGGGGGCGCCGTTGTGGCGGCTCTTCGGCCTCGACCCGGACCGCGCGCCGCCCACCTCGTTCACCGTCGCCATGGGCGCGCCGGAGGAGATGGCCGGGCTGGCCCGCGCCAGCGGGATGCCCGTCCTCAAGCTCAAGGTGGGCTCGGAGGACGACCTGGCCCGGCTCGAGGCGGTGCGCGCCGCCCGCCCCGACGCCCGCATCCGCGTGGACGCCAACGGCGGCTGGACGCCCGAGACCGCCCGCCGCCTCCTCCCCGAGCTGGTGCGCCTCGGCGTCGAGTTCCTGGAACAGCCGCTGCCGCCCGAAGACCGCGCGGCCTACGCCGAGCTGAGGGGCCGGGGGCTGCCCCTCTTCGCCGACGAGCCGATCAAGACCGTGCGCGACGTGGTGGACTGGGCCCCCTACGTGGACGGGGTGGTGGTCAAGCTGGCCAAGAGCGGCGGGATCGCCCCGGCGCGGGCCCAGATCGAGACCGCCCGCGCCCTGGGGCTCGAGGTGATGCTGGGCTGCATGGTGGAAACCCGCCTGGCCGTGGGTGCGGCCGCCCACCTGGCGCCGCTGGCCGACCACGCCGACCTCGACGGCCCCCTGCTCATCAAGAACGACCCCTTCACCGGCCTGGACTACCACGGCGCGCGGCTGCGCCTGCCCGCGGGGCCGGGCCTGGGCATCCGGCCGCGCACTTAG
- a CDS encoding metal ABC transporter substrate-binding protein yields the protein MKRVLALLTLLAGLALAERPLAVATIPPYAALARAVLGDGWQVESLVPPGANPHVFSPTPADVKKVARARLVIMNGLDLDGWLLAKLVRPNNLAARVFRAEDSVRPLVRPLPSGAADPHVWTDPVAMTFVVEDLARTAGELDPANAAAYRERARAYARELTELDRRIRQRLAAAPTNRFVAFKNPFTYLVARYDLERVYLITPNPAAQPSPRELAEAAKVLAGSGLGYLVAPLQLEGEAERVARTLGVKPALLDLLNQTADDYLAVWEANGRILARALGAEE from the coding sequence ATGAAGCGCGTTCTCGCCCTGCTCACCCTCCTTGCCGGCCTGGCGCTCGCCGAGCGCCCCCTGGCCGTGGCCACGATTCCCCCGTACGCCGCGCTCGCCCGCGCGGTGCTGGGGGACGGCTGGCAGGTGGAAAGCCTGGTGCCGCCGGGGGCCAACCCCCACGTCTTCAGCCCCACCCCCGCCGACGTGAAGAAGGTGGCCCGGGCACGGCTGGTGATCATGAACGGGCTGGACCTCGACGGGTGGCTGCTCGCGAAGCTGGTCCGTCCCAACAACCTGGCCGCCCGGGTGTTCCGCGCCGAGGACTCGGTGCGGCCGCTGGTACGGCCGCTGCCCTCGGGAGCTGCCGACCCCCACGTCTGGACCGACCCGGTCGCCATGACCTTCGTCGTCGAAGACCTCGCGCGCACCGCCGGGGAGCTCGACCCCGCGAACGCCGCGGCCTACCGGGAGCGGGCCCGCGCCTACGCGCGCGAACTCACCGAGCTCGACCGGAGGATCCGCCAGCGGCTGGCCGCGGCGCCCACGAACCGCTTCGTGGCCTTCAAGAACCCCTTCACCTACCTGGTGGCCCGCTACGATCTCGAGCGCGTCTACCTGATCACCCCCAACCCCGCCGCCCAGCCCAGCCCCCGCGAGCTGGCCGAGGCGGCGAAGGTGCTCGCGGGCAGCGGCCTCGGCTACCTGGTCGCGCCGCTGCAGCTCGAAGGCGAGGCCGAGCGCGTGGCCCGCACCCTGGGGGTGAAGCCGGCGCTGCTCGACCTGCTGAACCAGACGGCGGACGACTACCTGGCCGTATGGGAGGCCAACGGGCGCATCCTGGCCCGGGCCCTGGGCGCGGAAGAATGA